Part of the Salmo salar chromosome ssa10, Ssal_v3.1, whole genome shotgun sequence genome is shown below.
tgcccgaatgcatagtgccaactgtaaagtttggtggaagaggaataatggtctatggctgtttttcatggtttggcctaggccccttagttccagtgaagtgaaatcttaacgctacagcatacaatgacattctagatgattctgtgcttccaactttgtggcaacagtttggggaaggctctttcctgtttcagcatgacaatgcccctgtgcacaaagctaggtccatacagaaatagtttgtcgagatcggtgtggaagaacttggctggcctgcatagagccctgaccccatcaaacacctttgggatgaattggaacaccgactgcgagccaggcctaatcgcccaacatcagtgcccgagctcattaatgctcttatggctgaatggaagcaagtccctgcagcaatgttccaacatctagggaaagccttcccagagagTGGAGGCCTTTATAGccgcaaagggggaccaactccatattaatgcccatgattttggaatgagatgttcgacgagcaggcaTTGAAGGCTAAAGCTGCACGTAAcgccctggatcagagctagccagctaacatgtATGACTGACAGCTTGGgatgaactagctagctagtttctgAGTACATTTGCATTACGCTTTTATATTAGTTTCTAAATCTTAATCATTTGAACATTGCCAATGTTTTGTCTTTTTAGATGTCTACAAGAGGTGGTTGCCCAGAGGCATTTCCTTGCTGCATCAACTCTACACACAGCGACCACCCAGCACAACTCCAACAAGACATCAATTGTACGATGCAGTCGACAGAAGTATGAAAGAATGTTTCCTGTGTTGCTCATACAACCGGACGGTTCCACAATTAACATTAGGTACAAGAAGCCCAAGAGGATACTCATGGTAAGCTTCCTTGAACTGGAGACAAATTGAGAGAATGCCTTTTTGGAttgataaactcagcaaaaaaagaaacgtcctctcactgtcaactgcatttattttcagcaaacttaacgtgtaaatatttatatgaacataagattcaacaactgagacatgaactgaacaagttccacagacatgtgactaacagaaattgaatagtgtgtccctgaacaaagggggggtcaaaatcaaaagtaacagtcagtatctggtgtggccactagctgcagtactacagtgcatctcctcctcatggactgcaccagatttgccagttcttgctgtgagatgttaccccactcttccaccaaggcacctgcaagttcctggacatttctggggggaatgccctagccctcaccctctgatccaacaggtaccagacgtgctcaatgctATTGAGATGCGGGCCCCTCACTGGccttggcagaacactgacatccctgtcttgcacgaaatcactcacagaacgagcagtatggctggtggcattgtcatggtggagggtcatgtcaggatgagcctgcaggaagggtaccacatgagggaggaggatgtcttccctgtaacgcacagcgttgagattgcctgcaatgacatcaAGCTCAGTCCGAggatgctgtgacacacagccccacaccatgacggaccctccacctccgaatcgatcccgctccagagtacaggcctcggtgtaacgctcattacttcgacgataaatgtgaatccgactatcacccctggtgagacaaaaccgtgactcgtcactgaagagcactttttaccagtcttgtctggtccagcgacggtgggtttgtgcccataggcaacactgttgccggtgatgtctggtgaggacctgccttacaacaggcctacaagccctcagtccagcctttcttagcctattgcggacagtttgagcactgatggagggattgtgcattcctggtgtaactcgggcagttgttgttgccatcctgtacctgtccctcaggtgtgatgttcggatgtactgatcctgtgcaggtgttgttacacatggtttgtcactgcgaggacgatcagctgtccgtcctgtctccctgtagtagCACTGTCttcggcgtctcacagtatggacattgcaatttattgccctggccacatctgcagtcctcatgcctccttgcaacatgcctaaggcactttcacacagatgagcagggaccctgggtatctttcttttggtgtttttcagagtcagtagaaaggcctctttactgtcctaagttttcagaactgtgaccttaattgcctaccgtctgtaagctgttagtgtcttaacgaccgttccacaggtgcatgttcattaattgtttatggttcattgaacaagcatggaaaacagtgtttaaactctttacaatgaagtctgaagttatttggatttttacgaattatctttgaatgacagggtcctgaaaaagggacgtttctttttttgctgagtttacattttTGCCCCTTTTGACTATTCAGGAATCCTACATTTGAATGCTAATCAGACAAATTCTGAGAGTGAATTTGATTATTTTGTGTTGTATCCCTTCAGATGCCTGTGGACATCAGTACACTCTCAGAGTAAGAAAGGAAAATCAGGATGCGGAAGCGGGATCCCAAGAAGGGAGTTGTTAAGCAGAGGACGGTGGAATTCAAAGACGATTTCAAAGTGGATGATTACAGCAAGTTTTGGAGAAGTTATAGAGCCTGTTGTAGTTATTTAACTTTACTGTTCTGCcttgactgtgtgtgtatatataatattattTGTAGATGTACATCTTTATCCCATATtggtaataaaataataaattttATTCACTTAGCTACATATATAATTTTGTGAccatatgtttttttatttttttattatgaacacaacaaatacaaattaCAGAAATATACCAACAAGAGTACATAAACCTAACAGACGGGTATTACATATCGAGATTAATTTTCAATTTCGCAAACACTTTTATGGTGCGTattctttttttgtttttacatttactcttcatttcaaaataatatttaaagTCTATCTTAAATAATGTGAAGAGGGGTTTGTTCTCTGCCCACTTCATTTTATGGATAAACAAATGAACACTGAAAGTTATGTCAGGTTCCATatcatttggatcaaaataaaaccTTATCAGATTCTCTCAGATTAACATTAATAGTCGTTTCTTTTCAAATTaaatcttctaactcactccaaaatCTTCTAACATAAGAACagtcccaaaataaatggtcaagagtttctgggtcacaaccacaaaatacacatttgttatcaatagctattttaaatctgtgtataataaaggtctttacaggtgtcacgtcctgaccagcagagggcgttttgcttagtcttggtcaggatgtggcagggggtttgtgtttgttaaatgttgggttgatgattgggacttccaattgaaggcaggtgtgtatagttgcctttgattggaagtcctatataggtgtgtgtgtttgtctttggggttgtggggaattgtttttgcactgcgttttagatagcctgcaaaactgttgtaaATCGTGAGTAccgttcattgttttgttttccctgtggatgcttttttttcatttaccaattaaaagaatgagtgtccacacttccgctgcgccttggtccgcttcTCTACACGACTTAATCTGTGACAACAGGGTAGATTCTATGAATGAGTTTGTATGATACTTCTTTCACCTTATTAGATATACAATATTTACCAGACAACAACGAAACTTTGTTCCAGTTCACTTGTCCTAGGGCTGCATTCCAGTACATTTTAGCAGAGGGAATAGTAACATATTGACATAGTTTCCTTATATACATGTTATTACATTTATAGTTTATAATGTCAATTCCTTCTAATTGTATTGAGGCTACAAAATCTTCAACAGTTCCACTTGGAGTATTATATTCTCCTAAAAGAATAATAGCACCTTTAGGGATAGCTCTAACAACAATTTGATACTTCTCAGGAGTGAATGTAACATTGTGTGTTCTCATGAAGTCTTGATAATCATATAGTTGGCCATCATTATTCAATAATTGTTTAACCCAGATAATGTTGTCAAACCAGTTCTGGAACATAATAGTCAGTATGTTTGTTAGCTGTCCAACAGagcatacagcacacacacatacacatcctATGGATTTTAGGAAAATGTCACCACTGAAATCTTTCCAGGAAGCATCCTTTACAAGCTGATAGGTATTTCTGAAGACTTTCCGGTTTATATGTGACCAATGAATGGGGTTCCTTACTGTCTTGATAAGCTGATTAATTATTGACTTGCTTCATGCTAGCCTCAAAGTTCacatggttttctatgttttcgtCAAAATGACTTCAACACCTAGTCTTGCGACAACGACTTCTGTGCCTGAATTACATGAAAAGTTTGCGTTGGAAGCTCTTGATATTGTTGTGGTTGTGGTATACTTCGTCTTTGTTCTTGTTGTGGGAATATGGGTAAGTAATAAACACTCCTATTACCTGGTGGATGCTTTCATTGTATGAAGAGGGCAGACTGGTACAATGACCTAACACTGAAGTAGTACTGTGGAGATTAATTCATCAGAATTCTTCCTCTCACAAAATCTGTTGTTCAAATAAATGCAATATTGACTAAATAAGAAGTACAAAGCAATGTCATTGAGAAGGCTTTGCTGTAACTAATATCTACAGACAGTATAGTTTGATGTATGATGTAAATGAACTCTTTATTGCAGTCTTCTGTCAGGGCAAACCGTGGGACAGTGGGTGGATACTTCTTGGCTGGAAGATCCATGACATGGTGGCCTGTAAGTAGCCTGAGATTTTGATGGTACTGAACTCAAACTCTATGCATTGAACTGAACATTAGTGATGAAATTAGTATGTCAACTAGATAAAAAGTTAATCATGATCCAGACTATTAAGTATTATCTATTTTAAATTAGGATTTTATTTTTATAACAGTAAACAATTGGGTGAAAATAGTTGATACTGATAATAGCTATCTATATCCAAagataaaaatgtattaaatgaagtAAATTTTGTTCTGCTGTCTCAGATTGGGGCCT
Proteins encoded:
- the LOC106614019 gene encoding 39S ribosomal protein L55, mitochondrial, producing the protein MALLKVWTSPRLLNRCLQEVVAQRHFLAASTLHTATTQHNSNKTSIVRCSRQKYERMFPVLLIQPDGSTINIRYKKPKRILMMPVDISTLSE